The following are encoded together in the Flavobacterium haoranii genome:
- a CDS encoding DUF983 domain-containing protein: protein MIVEIKNIFTNRCPNCSKGKVFADKSFYFSLGFPKMNKACKNCGFTFEKEPGFFFGAMFVSYALGVAEALITYFIMRPFFDKNFDLNMFPFIMIVLLALMFFNIRLSRMIWIYIFKNYKS from the coding sequence ATGATAGTTGAAATTAAAAATATTTTCACAAATCGATGTCCTAATTGTTCAAAAGGTAAAGTTTTTGCTGATAAGAGTTTTTATTTTAGTCTAGGATTTCCAAAAATGAACAAGGCTTGTAAAAATTGTGGATTTACATTTGAAAAAGAACCAGGATTTTTCTTTGGCGCTATGTTTGTGAGTTATGCATTAGGTGTTGCAGAAGCATTGATTACATATTTCATAATGAGGCCTTTTTTTGATAAAAATTTCGATCTTAATATGTTTCCTTTTATTATGATTGTACTTTTAGCTTTGATGTTTTTTAATATCCGATTATCACGCATGATTTGGATTTACATATTTAAAAATTACAAGAGTTGA
- a CDS encoding PfkB family carbohydrate kinase: protein MNKLLIVGTVAFDAIETPFGKTDKILGGAATYIGLASNFFNVDAAVVSVVGEDFPKEYLDLLENKGVNIEGIEIVKGGKTFFWSGKYHNDLNSRDTLVTELNVLADFNPIVPEQYKNSDVVLLGNLHPLVQAGVLDQMTEKPKLIVLDTMNFWMDCALPELMSVIARVDVITINDEEARQLSGEYSLVKAAEKIHAMGPKYVVIKKGEHGALLFHNKEVFFAPALPLEEVFDPTGAGDTFAGGFAGYIAQSENISFDNMKSGIIYGSNLASFCVEKFGTQRMEALTKKEVASRLQQFKALTQFEIELDE from the coding sequence ATGAACAAATTATTGATTGTAGGAACAGTAGCTTTTGATGCTATTGAAACACCTTTTGGAAAAACTGATAAAATTTTAGGAGGAGCCGCAACTTATATTGGCTTAGCTTCAAACTTTTTTAATGTTGATGCAGCTGTAGTATCTGTTGTTGGTGAAGATTTTCCAAAAGAATACCTTGATTTATTAGAAAACAAAGGAGTAAATATTGAAGGAATCGAGATTGTTAAAGGAGGAAAAACTTTCTTTTGGAGCGGAAAATATCATAACGATTTAAATTCACGTGATACTTTAGTAACAGAATTAAATGTTTTAGCTGATTTTAACCCAATTGTTCCTGAACAATATAAAAATTCAGATGTAGTTTTATTAGGAAATTTACATCCACTTGTTCAAGCTGGAGTTTTAGACCAAATGACTGAAAAACCAAAATTAATAGTTTTAGACACTATGAACTTTTGGATGGATTGCGCTTTACCAGAATTAATGAGTGTAATTGCTAGAGTAGATGTTATTACAATTAACGATGAAGAAGCACGTCAATTATCGGGTGAGTACTCTTTAGTTAAAGCAGCTGAGAAAATCCACGCAATGGGACCAAAATATGTGGTAATTAAAAAAGGTGAACACGGTGCTTTATTGTTCCATAATAAAGAAGTATTCTTTGCACCTGCATTACCGTTAGAAGAAGTTTTTGATCCTACAGGAGCTGGAGATACTTTTGCTGGAGGTTTTGCTGGCTATATTGCACAAAGCGAAAATATTTCTTTTGATAATATGAAAAGCGGAATTATTTACGGTTCAAATTTAGCTTCATTTTGTGTAGAAAAATTTGGAACTCAAAGAATGGAAGCTTTAACAAAAAAAGAAGTAGCATCTCGTTTACAGCAATTTAAAGCTTTAACGCAATTCGAAATCGAATTAGATGAATAA